Proteins from one Corticium candelabrum chromosome 4, ooCorCand1.1, whole genome shotgun sequence genomic window:
- the LOC134179114 gene encoding uncharacterized protein LOC134179114 → MVKVLRLPQFCNQNVFSSDSEPVAIACAGEWLFLATAKRTVEVHSLTARSDEPYRRFNTISDVLQLVYSEQADCLVSLEKMKTRRWNGRIARIYFNWLYGSLAQPARIRLAGSSRRHPQETDLCKCHETWRMDTHFPSAGCLADFFAIN, encoded by the exons ATGGTGAAGGTACTTCGTTTGCCTCAATTCTGCAATCAAAATGTCTTTTCTAGTGACAGTGAACCAGTTGCAATAGCTTGTGCTGGTGAATGGCTCTTTTTGGCGACAGCCAAGCGAACAGTGGAAGTTCATTCATTGACAGCACGTTCTGATGAACCATACCGTCGTTTCAATACGATATCCGATGTCCTACAGCTGGTATACAGCGAGCAAGCCGATTGCCTGGTTTCCTTGGAGAAGATGAAAACGAGGAGATGGAACGGCAGAATAGCAAGAATTTATTTCAATTGGCTGTATGGTTCTTTGGCTCAGCCAGCTCGCATTAGATTGGCTGGAAGCTCGAGGCGACATCCACAG GAAACTGACCTTTGTAAatgtcacgagacttggcgaatGGATACTCACTTCCCGTCTGCGGGCTGTCTGGCTGACTTTTtcgctattaattaa
- the LOC134178544 gene encoding uncharacterized protein LOC134178544: MAAIGLDSDHCTTAPLPNSYRQQCRVPRLWQCAVIKLIPKPGKSIPSDPSTFRPIALTSVVGKVFTSFIKDTLFKHLISNGYLDTSIQKGFINHVSGCQEHQFKLVEAIRDAKANQRLQTILWIDLRNAFGSVDHNLIRFAMSHYNCGDMVTNLISNIYCGLRAVICTDDWCTSNFPYEVGVFQGDPLSVAIFDMVFNLYTDALESLAPTCAYQFSSVAQNSFLCSFADDAVVVTRGPHEINAVCKRTDQFLEWSGLEVNAAKCSTFSRRRLIHPTVFDPEISIQGQKIPFLSHKKSYKYLGLPIASDLSHADISRELLETTKNLLNKVDQTAVSRMNKCLLYKRAVLPRLSWLLSIASIPLSWIEQSLDSVVTKFLKKWVGLAHSAAVSRLFLNTKNGGLQLGQPSDSFKRLQSCNLLRFTKSNDECLRALATIKISRETELSSTRFSAGSFLATLDTSPGCLQSKIKNIKKTITESSNNRHLSHLTSLSVQGQAARFKDVEAEHFALSLKSLPDDLFKWAINGLQDTLPSATNLQLWKKISCNQCPLCHQPQSLCHVLNACPSLLDRGLYKQRHDNTLRLFVDFLKRHLSQQFSIVADLPESVYNFPVDITCTCLRPDIVVWNAVLKKAWMLELSVPFETVVEETKARKERRYAQLVKDANHQYKTELLHLLVGSRGLIFPETRRAVCMLCKPLQRDLDDLFQAVIHSTLKDSFRCWLARRDNIS, encoded by the exons ATGGCTGCAATAGGTCTTGACTCTGATCACTGTACTACCGCACCTTTACCGAATTCATATAGGCAG CAATGCAGAGTTCCAAGACTATGGCAGTGTGCTGTCATAAAGTTAATTCCTAAACCAGGAAAAAGTATCCCTTCTGACCCGTCTACCTTCCGACCAATTGCTTTGACTTCTGTAGTTGGGAAGGTGTTCACGTCATTCATCAAAGACACTCTGTTTAAGCATCTCATATCTAATGGATATCTGGATACATCGATCCAAAAGGGGTTCATCAATCATGTCAGCGGGTGTCAAGAACATCAGTTCAAATTGGTGGAGGCTATCAGAGATGCGAAAGCCAATCAGCGGCTTCAAACCATTCTATGGATTGACTTGCGTAATGCTTTTGGAAGTGTTGATCATAACTTAATCCGCTTTGCAATGTCCCATTACAATTGTGGTGATATGGTGACAAATCTCATTTCCAATATATATTGTGGTCTTCGCGCAGTCATTTGCACAGATGACTGGTGTACTTCCAATTTTCCTTATGAGGTCGGTGTATTTCAAGGGGATCCTCTGTCAGTGGCTATTTTTGACATGGTTTTCAACCTTTACACTGATGCTTTAGAATCTCTCGCTCCAACTTGTGCCTATCAGTTTTCGTCAGTGGCTCAAAACTCTTTCTTGTGTAGTTTTGCTGATGACGCTGTCGTAGTCACAAGAGGTCCACATGAAATTAATGCTGTGTGCAAGCGAACAGACCAATTCCTCGAATGGTCTGGCCTAGAAGtcaatgcagcaaaatgttcaACTTTTTCACGTCGGAGGCTGATTCATCCAACTGTCTTTGACCCGGAAATCTCTATACAAGGGCAAAAGATTCCATTCTTGTCACACAAGAAaagctacaagtacttgggtctTCCAATTGCGTCTGATCTGTCTCATGCCGACATTTCAAGAGAGCTTCTGGAGACTACTaagaatttattgaataaaGTCGATCAAACAGCCGTTTCCCGAATGAATAAATGTCTTCTCTATAAGAGAGCGGTGCTACCGCGGCTTTCATGGTTACTGAGCATTGCATCTATTCCTTTGTCATGGATCGAGCAATCATTGGACAGTGTAGTCACGAAATTCTTAAAAAAATGGGTCGGTCTTGCTCATTCAGCAGCTGTCTCTCGCCTTTTCCTTAACACCAAGAACGGCGGCCTCCAACTTGGCCAACCGTCAGATTCTTTCAAGAgactacagtcttgcaacctgcttcgatttactaaatcaaatgaCGAATGCTTGAGAGCCCTGGCAACTATAAAGAtttcaagagagactgagttgTCATCAACCAGATTTAGTGCCGGCAGTTTCTTGGCAACTCTTGATACTTCGCCTGGGTGCCTGcaatcaaaaataaagaacATCAAAAAGACGATTACGGAATCATCAAATAATCGTCATTTGTCACATCTTACCTCCCTGTCTGTACAAGGTCAAGCGGCTCGATTCAAGGACGTGGAAGCTGAGCACTTTGCCTTGTCCCTAAAATCTCTACCCGATGACTTGTTCAAATGGGCAATAAATGGGCTCCAGGACACCCTCCCATCAGCAACCAACttacagttgtggaagaaaattTCGTGCAATCAATGTCCTCTCTGTCACCAACCCCAATCGCTGTGCCACGTGCTAAATGCATGTCCCAGTCTACTTGATCGAGGTttgtacaaacagagacacgacaatacgctgagactatttgtggactttctaaaacgtcatcttagtcaacagttttccatagtagccgacctaccagaatcagtatacaattttcctgtcgatataacctgtacctgccttcgtccagacattgttgtttggaatgccgtcctcaaaaaggcctggatgcttgagctgtcggtcccattcgaaacagtcgtggaagaaacgaaggcccggaaagaacgccgctatgcccaacttgtcaaagatgctaaccatcagtataagacggagcttttgcatctcttggttgggtcgagaggattgatttttcctgaaactcgacgagcagtctgcatgttgtgcaagcctcttcaacgcgacttggacgatctgtttcaagctgtcattcattccaccctgaaagactcttttcgatgctggttggcaagaagagacaacatctcttaa
- the LOC134178998 gene encoding uncharacterized protein LOC134178998, with protein sequence MSKQRSCPFCNKLYAVLGRHIHSCHERKGRPYSEFIAGRGASTVQLSPPTVNEIVGLHLESSRMSLVAASLSPEHDSNHRVRAPSVKSSGRHFVMRSCPSCLKSFKRLDVHLNRSSKCSYVKLSTGNNAMSEQAITGSTSSNILTDVTRSPRGAACAPMEKTSFSEPPEVQNLGNNTTEFPLLRRLKLPTCDDEWNTADIYFASSVVPLVCSYIDPDEANDVLVKGIFNYFSNTFGVSASQRKRTKRHASNLAQRLRVAKRENRLAQKALRRAKKTLNMSKDDLLSLVAALRKSVRSLQKMKRLQMKANFQRQSKFQQRDISSNFWKFAKQILRSDQNEVSPSFTQTTAYDYFRSAYSASSPRNCFDYPEWLKHRDAPSFPMGDLVITEKDIYDKIKCARSDSAPCPLDQISYKLLKRCPSLTVGLLHIYNLCIQQCRVPRLWQCAVIKLIPKPGKSIPSDPSTFRPIALTSVVGKVFTSFIKDTLFKHLISNGYLDTSIQKGFINHVSGCQEHQFKLVEAIRDAKANQRLQTILWIDLRNAFGSVDHNLIRFAMSHYNCGDMVTNLISNIYCGLRAVICTDDWCTSNFPYEVGVFQGDPLSVAIFDMVFNLYTDALESLAPTCAYQFSSVAQNSFLCSFADDAVVVTRGPHEINAVCKRTDQFLEWSGLEVNAAKCSTFSRRRLIHPTVFDPEISIQGQKIPFLSHKKSYKYLGLPIASDLSHADISRELLETTKNLLNKVDQTAVSRMNKCLLYKRAVLPRLSWLLSIASIPLSWIEQSLDSVVTKFLKKWVGLAHSAAVSRLFLNTKNGGLQLGQPSDSFKRLQSCNLLRFTKSNDECLRALATIKISRETELSSTRFSAGSFLATLDTSPGCLQSKIKNIKKTITESSNNRHLSHLTSLSVQGQAARFKDVEAEHFALSLKSLPDDLFKWAINGLQDTLPSATNLQLWKKISCNQCPLCHQPQSLCHVLNACPSLLDRGLYKQRHDNTLRLFVDFLKRHLSQQFSIVADLPESVYNFPVDITCTCLRPDIVVWNAVLKKAWMLELSVPFETVVEETKARKERRYAQLVKDANHQYKTELLHLLVGSRGLIFPETRRAVCMLCKPLQRDLDDLFQAVIHSTLKDSFRCWLARRDNIS encoded by the coding sequence ATGTCCAAGCAAAGGTCCTGCCCGTTCTGCAACAAACTGTACGCTGTTCTTGGACGGCACATTCACTCTTGTCATGAGAGAAAAGGAAGGCCTTACTCCGAATTTATTGCCGGCCGTGGCGCATCTACTGTTCAGCTGTCTCCTCCAACTGTCAACGAAATCGTTGGACTCCATCTTGAAAGTTCCCGGATGAGTCTTGTTGCCGCCTCGCTTTCCCCGGAGCATGATAGCAATCACAGAGTAAGAGCCCCTTCTGTTAAATCAAGCGGAAGACATTTTGTTATGCGTTCATGCCCATCTTGTTTGAAGTCGTTCAAACGTTTAGATGTACATCTAAACCGGTCTTCCAAATGCTCTTACGTCAAATTGAGTACTGGTAATAATGCAATGTCTGAGCAAGCAATTACTGGGTCTACTTCGTCCAATATTTTGACTGATGTTACCAGGTCTCCTAGAGGTGCTGCTTGTGCCCCAATGGAAAAAACCTCTTTTTCAGAACCTCCGGAAGTTCAAAATCTTGGTAACAATACTACCGAATTCCCTCTTCTTCGACGCCTTAAACTTCCTACTTGTGATGATGAATGGAACACTGCTGACATTTATTTTGCTTCATCAGTTGTGCCTTTGGTATGTTCGTACATCGACCCAGATGAAGCAAATGACGTCTTAGTGAAAGGGATTTTCAACTATTTCAGCAACACCTTTGGCGTTTCTGCAAGCcaaagaaaaagaacaaaACGTCATGCTTCCAACCTTGCTCAACGTTTAAGGGTCGCAAAACGAGAAAACAGATTAGCTCAGAAGGCCCTGCGTCGTGCAAAGAAAACCCTCAACATGTCCAAGGATGATTTGTTATCTCTTGTTGCCGCCCTGCGGAAATCTGTGAGATCTCTTCAAAAAATGAAACGGCTGCAGATGAAGGCAAATTTCCAAAGACAATCAAAATTCCAGCAGAGGGACATTTCGTcaaatttttggaaatttgCTAAACAAATCCTTCGTTCCGACCAAAATGAAGTCAGTCCTTCATTTACTCAGACAACTGCCTATGATTATTTTCGTTCCGCTTACTCTGCTTCGTCACCAAGAAATTGCTTTGACTACCCAGAGTGGCTGAAGCACAGAGATGCTCCATCCTTTCCAATGGGTGATCTTGTCATCACGGAAAAAGACATctatgataaaatcaagtgtGCTCGTTCTGATTCGGCTCCTTGTCCTCTTGACCAAATTAGCTACAAGTTATTGAAACGATGTCCATCTTTGACTGTCGGTCTCCTGCACATCTACAATCTGTGCATTCAGCAATGCAGAGTTCCAAGACTATGGCAGTGTGCTGTCATAAAGTTAATTCCTAAACCAGGAAAAAGTATCCCTTCTGACCCGTCTACCTTCCGACCAATTGCTTTGACTTCTGTAGTTGGGAAGGTGTTCACGTCATTCATCAAAGACACTCTGTTTAAGCATCTCATATCTAATGGATATCTGGATACATCGATCCAAAAGGGGTTCATCAATCACGTCAGCGGGTGTCAAGAACATCAGTTCAAATTGGTGGAGGCTATCAGAGATGCGAAAGCCAATCAGCGGCTTCAAACCATTCTATGGATTGACTTGCGTAATGCTTTTGGAAGTGTTGATCATAATTTAATCCGCTTTGCAATGTCCCATTACAATTGTGGTGATATGGTGACAAATCTCATTTCCAATATATATTGTGGTCTTCGCGCAGTCATTTGCACAGATGACTGGTGTACTTCCAATTTTCCTTATGAGGTCGGTGTATTTCAAGGGGATCCTCTGTCAGTGGCTATTTTTGACATGGTTTTCAACCTTTACACTGATGCTTTAGAATCTCTCGCTCCAACTTGTGCCTATCAGTTTTCGTCAGTGGCTCAAAACTCTTTCTTGTGTAGTTTTGCTGATGACGCTGTCGTAGTCACAAGAGGTCCACATGAAATTAATGCTGTGTGCAAGCGAACAGACCAATTCCTCGAATGGTCTGGCCTAGAAGtcaatgcagcaaaatgttcaACTTTTTCACGTCGGAGGCTGATTCATCCAACTGTCTTTGACCCGGAAATCTCTATACAAGGGCAAAAGATTCCATTCTTGTCACACAAGAAaagctacaagtacttgggtctTCCAATTGCGTCTGATCTGTCTCATGCCGACATTTCAAGAGAGCTTCTGGAGACTACTaagaatttattgaataaaGTCGATCAAACAGCCGTTTCCCGAATGAATAAATGTCTTCTCTATAAGAGAGCGGTGCTACCGCGGCTTTCATGGTTACTGAGCATTGCATCTATTCCTTTGTCATGGATCGAGCAATCATTGGACAGTGTAGTCACGAAATTCTTAAAAAAATGGGTCGGTCTTGCTCATTCAGCAGCTGTCTCTCGCCTTTTCCTTAACACCAAGAACGGCGGCCTCCAACTTGGCCAACCGTCAGATTCTTTCAAGAgactacagtcttgcaacctgcttcgatttactaaatcaaatgaCGAATGCTTGAGAGCCCTGGCAACTATAAAGAtttcaagagagactgagttgTCATCAACCAGATTTAGTGCCGGCAGTTTCTTGGCAACTCTTGATACTTCGCCTGGGTGCCTGcaatcaaaaataaagaacATCAAAAAGACGATTACGGAATCATCAAATAATCGTCATTTGTCACATCTTACCTCCCTGTCTGTACAAGGTCAAGCGGCTCGATTCAAGGACGTGGAAGCTGAGCACTTTGCCTTGTCCCTAAAATCTCTACCCGATGACTTGTTCAAATGGGCAATAAATGGGCTCCAGGACACCCTCCCATCAGCAACCAACttacagttgtggaagaaaattTCGTGCAATCAATGTCCTCTCTGTCACCAACCCCAATCGCTGTGCCACGTGCTAAATGCATGTCCCAGTCTACTTGATCGAGGTttgtacaaacagagacacgacaatacgctgagactatttgtggactttctaaaacgtcatcttagtcaacagttttccatagtagccgacctaccagaatcagtatacaattttcctgtcgatataacctgtacctgccttcgtccagacattgttgtttggaatgccgtcctcaaaaaggcctggatgcttgagctgtcggtcccattcgaaacagtcgtggaagaaacgaaggcccggaaagaacgccgctatgcccaacttgtcaaagatgctaaccatcagtataagacggagcttttgcatctcttggttgggtcgagaggattgatttttcctgaaactcgacgagcagtctgcatgttgtgcaagcctcttcaacgcgacttggacgatctgtttcaagctgtcattcattccaccctgaaagactcttttcgatgctggttggcaagaagagacaacatctcttaa
- the LOC134178658 gene encoding BLOC-2 complex member HPS3-like, translating into MQESMEIFGPVAKLLCVSITVELTKATVREYRKLFGANSASEFERQSISTSADGKQVMASCVVLLYKKYIHLGGSIHSLQFVPTFQALKDVSRVTTNSGLPCPLLPPIHIQEVRQLVGMGCFVSGPKQGYMYDVKNDTKLLSTYPYMHETTAADVGSQFLQAITTMGLETYTVRTFSHSVHEVRKNVKRQHEKKHMKLEPEVLFEQMCPPVDVPICLIGMHPFVGLCGMVTVGDYVVVLSKASETGKLRSDLWSRRISKVLGRSEGAECTEWGVYVLTNISAGQLFKDAMAMANDLKSTNPPVYHQLLCEGNLLLRSQLNSANVHRAVITRANSQTVLERSAGTKHHQMLLTVDEESECLGLLLQSCISLAEYYCTLSGVYPEHAVLYFELSDLSLCDIIQRMLDTRDAMKTDDSEELLCYGRGLTNYMMMQLFPCEGPQLSLSEDMGDFIVDLFAAVDRENLSAVLLESRLKTYSQEKALNHLYAALKDYTIASKQCVVRDTLAIAVLNLELCEVDVAEKALRSLAIGDLYDVCEEKYNYLVDNNSLSPLGQLICRHETGAFISTMLHMYTIGIMDLDQALQILGVSDTRRLHENKYACYYLEAFLSDGSRSKSFAKAMDVLVRLYVQQIKQSTCQATQSSSPVPSAQSHDLKKVAGYGCYSIRPSWLQYLPPFRDVNMKLRSARIRYTGQRPSDKLPGRQRSDRFDFLDVQSQMFRRTSPRSQIPNIRSKHQDLINLQSLLCSKYAFQSLAQTVLDELAACGQGILQDVEISLKVLCLPKVGFKIQALDLLTTSYPDCLVPYSTHMPLDKDQWQHVLSCLLAQSQRQGTQSDVGAYKACLDHLANIMVSRDFIALLPSQGNAAFFLPYIQRNCVVSLGVSLQQKLVNQCRSQTHDRV; encoded by the exons ATGCAGGAGTCAATGGAAATTTTTGGTCCTGTGGCCAAGTTGTTGTGTGTCTCTATCACAGTGGAGCTTACCAAAGCTACTGTCAGAGAATACAGGAAACTGTTTGGTGCTAATTCTGCTTCAGAATTTGAAAGGCAAAGCATTTCTACATCTGCAGATGGGAAGCAGGTAATGGCTTCATGTGTAGTTCTACTCTATAAGAAATATATACATCTTGGAGGCTCCATTCATTCTCTACAGTTCGTGCCAACATTTCAAGCTTTGAAAG ATGTCTCAAGAGTGACTACAAACTCAGGTCTTCCTTGTCCTCTTCTGCCACCAATTCATATTCAAGAAGTGAGACAGCTAGTGGGGATGGGTTGCTTTGTATCAGGTCCAAAGCAAGGCTATATGTATGATGTGAAGAATGATACTAAGCTTTTGTCTACGTATCCATACATGCATGAGACAACTGCTGCTGATGTTGGTTCTCAATTTTTACAAGCAATTACAACCATGGGACTTGAGACATACACCGTTCGAACATTTTCCCACAGTGTGCATGAAGTTAGGAAGAACGTAAAGAGGCAGCACGAGAAGAAGCACATGAAATTGGAGCCAGAAGTCTTATTTGAACAG ATGTGTCCACCTGTTGATGTACCAATATGCTTGATTGGCATGCATCCTTTTGTTGGTCTTTGTGGTATGGTAACAGTTGGTGACTATGTGGTGGTGTTGTCAAAAGCTTCTGAAACTGGAAAATTGCGTTCAGACCTttggag TCGGAGGATATCCAAAGTTCTTGGTCGTTCTGAAGGAGCCGAATGCACGGAATGGGGTGTTTATGTGTTAACTAACATCTCAGCAGGGCAGCTTTTCAAAGATGCA ATGGCAATGGCAAATGATCTGAAGTCAACCAATCCACCAGTATATCACCAACTGCTCTGTGAAGGAAATTTGTTGCTACGAAGTCAG CTGAATAGTGCCAATGTTCACCGAGCAGTCATAACTAGagcaaacagccaaacagtTTTAGAAAGGTCTGCTGGAACAAAGCATCATCAGATGCTACTTACAGTTGATGAAGAAAGTGAATGTCTTGGGTTGCTCTTGCAGTCTTGCATTTCACTGGCAGAGTATTATTGCAC TCTGTCTGGAGTTTATCCTGAACATGCAGTTCTTTACTTCGAATTGAGTGATCTGTCTTTGTGTGATATTATTCAGAGAATGTTAGACACCAGAGATGCAATGAAGACTGATGACAGTGAA GAGCTCTTGTGTTATGGTCGTGGATTGACAAATTACATGATGATGCAACTCTTTCCATGTGAAGGTCCTCAACTGTCACTCAGTGAG GATATGGGAGATTTTATTGTTGACCTCTTCGCAGCTGTAGACAGAGAGAATTTGTCTGCTGTGCTTCTTGAGTCTCGACTAAAAACGTATTCTCAAG AGAAAGCTCTAAACCATCTCTATGCTGCTCTTAAGGATTATACTATAGCAAGCAAACA GTGTGTTGTGAGAGACACTCTGGCTATTGCTGTTCTCAATCTGGAGTTGTGTGAAGTAGATGTGGCTGAGAAGGCTTTAAGGTCTTTGGCAATT GGTGACCTGTATGATGTCTGTGAGGAAAAGTACAACTACCTTGTTGACAATAACAGTCTCTCACCTCTGGGTCAG TTGATTTGCAGACATGAGACGGGTGCATTCATATCAACAATGCTGCACATGTACACCATTGGAATAATGGACTTGGATCAAGCTCTGCAGATATTAGGG GTTTCCGACACAAGACGGCTGCATGAGAACAAGTATGCTTGTTATTATCTTGAAGCATTTCTGTCAG ATGGTTCCAGAAGCAAGTCATTTGCCAAAGCAATG GATGTGTTAGTGAGACTTTATGTGCAGCAAATAAAGCAATCAACTTGTCAGGCAACTCAAAGCAGCAGCCCTGTCCCTTCCGCACAGTCACATGACCTGAAGAAG GTTGCTGGGTATGGATGTTACAGTATCCGGCCAAGTTGGCTGCAATACCTACCACCTTTCAGGG ATGTCAATATGAAGCTGCGTTCAGCTCGAATTCGTTATACGGGGCAACGTCCCAGTGACAAACTGCCAGGACGTCAGAGATCAGATCGTTTTGATTTCCTGGATGTCCAGTCTCAGATGTTTCGGAGAACATCTCCCCGGTCTCAGATACCAAACATCAGAAGCAAACATCAAGATTTGATAAACCTTCAG AGTCTTCTTTGCTCTAAATACGCTTTTCAGTCTTTGGCTCAGACGGTTCTGGATGAACTTGCTGCCTGTGGTCAAGGCATACTGCAGGATGTTGAAATTTCTCTGAAAGTGTTGTGTTTACCAAAAGTGGGATTCAAAATTCAG GCACTTGATTTACTGACAACCAGTTACCCCGACTGTCTGGTGCCATATTCAACTCACATGCCACTTGATAAGGACCAG TGGCAGCATGTATTGAGCTGTCTTCTTGCTCAATCCCAGCGCCAAGGAACACAGTCAGATGTAGGAGCTTACAAAG CATGTTTGGATCACTTGGCCAACATAATGGTGTCAAGAGATTTCATTGCTTTGCTTCCTTCTCAAGGAAATGCTGCTTTCTTCCTGCCATATATTCAGAGGAACTGTGTTGTGTCCCTAGGCGTTTCACTTCAACAGAAATTAGTCAATCAGTGTAGATCCCAGACGCATGACAGGGTGTGA
- the LOC134178749 gene encoding probable rhodanese domain-containing dual specificity protein phosphatase: protein MAVATGSKPFCLSSEFAYLAASDLFNKISSATGMVLIDVRSKESYDRMHIRTAINIDWASFFQHLSTSDSEPDESHTISYAESKMSSSVKSRFRLRRHFDVVVYGGNQLSDTQDEGSELVFSFCKALKNEGLVTKSLFVLQGGFASFVESKSFLVEGHPTCPDVQFIYPSEIIEDFLYLGSYDSASTHQCLTDLGVTHIVNVTDDCDCPYQAEFQYLQCPVDDYPYSDISVYFDVATEFIKTAKGIDESANNGCVLVHCKMGMSRSSTIVIAYLMKARNWSLKKAYHFVKSKRPFINPNYGFLKYLQNCEECIFGTTTISFPDSSQPSSYKWIDDE, encoded by the exons AATTTCTTCTGCAACTGGCATGGTATTGATTGACGTCAGATCTAAAGAGAGCTATGACag AATGCACATTAGAACTGCTATCAACATCGACTGGGCTAGCTTTTTTCAACATCTAAGCACTTCAGATTCTGAGCCTGATGAGTCTCATACCATTTCGTATGCTGAGTCTAAGATGAGTTCATCAGTTAAGTCTCGTTTTCGTTTGAGGAGACattttgatgttgttgtttatgGTGGTAACCAGTTGTCTGACACACAAGATGAAG GTAGTGAGTTGGTTTTCTCATTTTGCAAAGCACTCAAGAACGAAG GACTAGTGACCAAGTCATTATTTGTACTGCAG GGAGGATTTGCTTCATTTGTTGAGTCGAAATCCTTTCTTGTTGAAGGTCATCCTACTTGTCCCGACGTCCAGTTCATCTATCCAAGTGAGATAATAGAG GATTTCTTGTACTTGGGAAGTTATGATTCTGCTTCAACACATCAGTGCTTAACTGACCTTGGTGTTACTCATATTGTAAACGTAACTGATGACTGCGACTGTCCTTACCAGGCAGAATTTCAG TATCTGCAGTGTCCAGTAGATGATTATCCCTATTCTGACATTTCGGTGTACTTTGATGTTGCAACTGAATTCATCAAAACTGCGAAAGGGATTGATGAATCTGCCAATAATGGTTGCGTCCTTGTACACTGCAAGATGGGGATGAG CCGATCATCAACTATAGTCATAGCTTACCTGATGAAAGCCAGGAACTGGAGTCTAAAAAAG GCATATCATTTTGTGAAGTCTAAACGACCTTTTATTAACCCAAACTATGGCTTTCTCAAATATCTCCAGAATTGTGAA GAATGCATTTTTGGCACAACAACCATTTCTTTCCCCGATTCCAGCCAGCCATCCAGCTACAAATGGATTGATGATGAATAA